A stretch of Mesorhizobium sp. M2A.F.Ca.ET.046.03.2.1 DNA encodes these proteins:
- a CDS encoding cytochrome P450 has protein sequence MVRDFSLFTSPGMLPTANGDPHAAVACVHAGPPIFYSTSNTRDGRGTWVITRASDQRRVLQDTETFSSHRSIFASVLGESWPMIPLELDPPFHGVFRSLLNPLLSPKRVMALEPAVRERAIKLIDRIAASGTSCDIMKDFAVPFAVNIFLRFIGLSDNGLETFVGWARDLLHGDKEQRPPAARTIVAFIDELATERRKEPVDDFMTFIVKAKVEGRLLSDEEVRGIGVLVFVAGLDTVSAAICFDLAHLARNPKDQELLRSEPDRIAVAAEELLRAYSTIQMIRVATKDVDFKGAPIRKGDYVSCATMIANRDPAEFECPNEIDLAREDNRHAAFGYGPHRCLGSHLARREIVIGLEEWLARIPAFRIKTGTEPITFGGHVFGIENLILDWS, from the coding sequence ATGGTGAGGGACTTCAGCCTGTTTACGTCGCCCGGCATGTTGCCGACCGCTAACGGGGATCCGCATGCAGCGGTTGCTTGCGTTCATGCCGGGCCTCCGATCTTTTATTCAACCAGCAACACGCGCGACGGTCGGGGTACCTGGGTCATCACTCGCGCGAGCGACCAGCGCCGGGTGCTGCAGGACACCGAAACGTTTTCCAGCCATCGCAGCATCTTCGCCTCTGTGCTCGGCGAGAGCTGGCCGATGATCCCGCTTGAGCTCGATCCGCCATTCCACGGTGTTTTTCGCTCACTGCTCAATCCGCTGCTTTCGCCAAAGCGGGTAATGGCATTGGAGCCGGCTGTCCGGGAACGAGCGATCAAGCTGATCGACAGGATCGCCGCATCAGGCACGAGCTGCGACATCATGAAGGATTTTGCAGTTCCGTTCGCGGTCAATATCTTCCTTCGCTTTATTGGGCTTTCGGACAACGGACTAGAAACATTTGTCGGCTGGGCTAGAGATCTGCTCCACGGCGATAAGGAGCAACGACCACCCGCAGCCCGGACGATCGTGGCCTTCATCGACGAACTTGCCACCGAGCGCCGCAAGGAGCCGGTCGATGATTTCATGACCTTCATCGTGAAGGCAAAGGTCGAGGGTCGTCTGCTCAGTGACGAAGAAGTCCGTGGCATCGGCGTGCTTGTGTTCGTCGCGGGACTCGACACGGTCTCAGCAGCCATATGCTTCGACTTGGCCCATCTCGCGCGCAACCCCAAAGATCAGGAATTGCTACGAAGCGAACCGGACCGGATTGCCGTCGCTGCGGAAGAATTGCTGCGCGCCTATTCGACCATTCAGATGATCCGAGTGGCAACGAAGGATGTCGACTTCAAAGGCGCGCCGATCCGCAAGGGAGACTATGTTTCCTGTGCCACGATGATTGCCAATCGTGACCCGGCGGAATTCGAATGCCCGAATGAGATCGATCTGGCGCGCGAGGACAACCGGCACGCTGCCTTTGGCTATGGTCCCCATCGTTGTCTTGGCTCACACCTTGCCCGGCGGGAGATTGTCATTGGCCTGGAGGAGTGGCTGGCGCGCATCCCAGCCTTTCGGATCAAGACAGGGACTGAACCTATCACCTTCGGCGGCCATGTGTTCGGGATCGAGAATCTGATCCTGGACTGGTCCTGA